From a region of the Armatimonas rosea genome:
- a CDS encoding YkgJ family cysteine cluster protein → MTELLKMAEETHDSQASWERFLRRRQALETEMELEVCDGCDHCGTRCIAGFGVTQQEWEDVSAFLATQPAEELARIAAQEKTIPWPGSEELGVDVTVTYCRFRDRERQQCSVYPARPTICRLFGQTSWLPCPIEAVSRYPEAAASVWNDYREQKRKTWEEWQEEENMRKMSNR, encoded by the coding sequence GTGACAGAGCTGCTCAAGATGGCGGAGGAGACACACGACTCCCAGGCGAGCTGGGAGCGATTCCTAAGACGCCGCCAGGCCCTAGAGACAGAGATGGAGCTAGAGGTCTGTGATGGCTGTGATCACTGTGGGACCCGCTGCATCGCGGGTTTTGGGGTTACTCAGCAGGAGTGGGAGGACGTGTCCGCCTTTCTTGCCACACAGCCTGCCGAGGAGCTTGCTCGTATCGCCGCGCAGGAGAAGACAATCCCCTGGCCCGGTTCCGAGGAGCTTGGGGTGGACGTGACGGTCACGTACTGTCGCTTCCGTGATAGGGAGCGCCAGCAGTGCTCGGTCTATCCGGCCCGTCCGACCATCTGTCGACTCTTTGGTCAGACGAGCTGGCTGCCCTGTCCTATTGAGGCTGTCTCTCGCTATCCCGAGGCAGCCGCCTCCGTCTGGAACGACTACCGGGAACAAAAAAGAAAAACCTGGGAAGAGTGGCAGGAGGAGGAGAACATGAGGAAGATGTCGAATCGGTAG
- a CDS encoding regulatory protein RecX — MTESEAANYCVWLLGQQPRSEKELGDRLTKKGADEETILAALERLRGWGYLDDAALAERWVASRGKTRGKYLLRQELNRKGLDSAEALESRTDDDERTACLSVAVKRVGDPPKDRSREAQAKLSAFLQRRGFGWDAIRPVMRQLYQGIVAEDLDAAEVED, encoded by the coding sequence ATGACCGAATCTGAGGCCGCCAACTACTGTGTCTGGCTCCTGGGCCAGCAGCCGCGCAGTGAGAAAGAGCTGGGCGACCGGCTGACCAAAAAAGGGGCCGACGAGGAGACGATTCTTGCGGCCCTGGAGCGGCTCCGCGGCTGGGGCTACCTCGATGATGCCGCCCTCGCCGAGCGCTGGGTGGCATCGCGCGGCAAGACCCGGGGCAAGTACCTCCTGCGCCAGGAGCTCAACCGAAAGGGGCTCGACTCCGCCGAGGCGCTGGAGAGCCGCACCGACGACGACGAGCGCACGGCTTGTTTGAGTGTGGCGGTCAAGCGGGTGGGCGACCCGCCCAAAGACCGAAGCCGTGAGGCCCAGGCGAAGCTCTCGGCGTTTCTACAGCGGCGCGGCTTTGGCTGGGACGCGATCCGGCCCGTGATGCGCCAGCTCTACCAGGGGATTGTCGCCGAGGATCTCGATGCCGCCGAGGTTGAGGATTGA
- a CDS encoding haloacid dehalogenase, whose protein sequence is MQNLNAIVSQARGALEATYQSRERALAHGRALTRTCANAIRAMHRGELSEARLAVAGAQAEAVEVAAALADYPELLYAGYVQDAHKELAEAACLLALIEGVDLPTPESLGIEAAAYLNGLAEAASEGRRHALDALRKGEHTRAETMLTAMDEILSALATVDFPDAVTSGLRRTCDALRAVVERTRGDVTMAMVQDRLMRSLDSR, encoded by the coding sequence ATGCAGAACTTGAATGCCATTGTCTCCCAGGCGCGCGGTGCGCTGGAGGCGACCTACCAGTCCCGTGAGCGTGCCCTCGCCCATGGCCGCGCACTCACCCGCACCTGCGCCAACGCCATCCGCGCGATGCACCGGGGCGAGCTCTCTGAGGCGCGTCTGGCCGTGGCGGGCGCACAGGCCGAGGCGGTCGAGGTCGCGGCGGCGCTGGCCGACTACCCGGAGCTGCTCTACGCGGGCTATGTCCAGGATGCACACAAAGAACTGGCCGAGGCGGCGTGCCTGCTGGCGCTGATCGAGGGAGTGGACCTTCCCACGCCCGAGTCGCTGGGGATCGAGGCCGCCGCCTACCTCAACGGTCTTGCGGAGGCAGCCTCGGAGGGGCGCCGCCATGCGCTCGATGCGCTCCGCAAGGGGGAGCACACCCGCGCAGAGACGATGCTCACGGCCATGGACGAGATCCTCTCGGCGCTTGCGACCGTGGACTTCCCCGATGCGGTCACCAGTGGCCTGCGGCGCACCTGCGATGCCCTACGTGCCGTGGTCGAGCGCACCCGCGGTGATGTGACCATGGCGATGGTGCAGGACCGCCTGATGCGCTCACTCGACTCCCGCTAG
- a CDS encoding magnesium transporter CorA family protein, producing MNSPHCNTSIWRLPTGLQEIPLDDWEQEARQLGIPEATLERSRERDQRSRLVLCDSALLVTLRLWSGLTGTDADDLEDVTREWDLFIGADIVLLHTDPPLPVLPPSVQTPSQLLFTLLDECIDLCYPAMDRLDEQIDALELAAYDPLGMVDIGPALRLKKQLLLLRQTVAPLRDLVNQLLRLQHRVLDSQLTPQLQDIFDRCLRLTEQIDLHRDILSGVLEAIMAQTSNRLNQQMKRLTAIAALALPITAITGFFGMNIGHFEQAPSWSLWAAMGVMGLASGTALVYFRRRGYW from the coding sequence ATGAATAGCCCGCATTGTAACACGTCTATCTGGCGCCTCCCGACTGGCCTGCAAGAGATACCTCTCGACGACTGGGAGCAAGAAGCGCGCCAGCTCGGTATCCCCGAGGCCACCCTGGAGCGCTCCCGCGAGCGTGACCAGCGCTCGCGCCTGGTTCTATGCGACTCCGCCCTCTTGGTAACCCTACGGCTCTGGAGCGGCCTGACCGGAACCGATGCCGACGATCTGGAGGACGTCACCCGGGAGTGGGATCTTTTTATTGGAGCCGACATCGTGCTTCTCCACACCGATCCTCCCCTCCCTGTCTTGCCGCCAAGCGTCCAAACCCCCAGCCAGCTCCTCTTTACGCTCCTCGACGAGTGTATCGATCTCTGCTACCCGGCAATGGACCGCCTCGATGAGCAGATCGATGCCTTGGAGCTCGCGGCCTACGATCCTTTGGGCATGGTCGATATTGGCCCCGCGCTCCGTCTCAAAAAACAGCTTCTTCTCTTGCGCCAGACAGTCGCACCGCTCCGTGATCTGGTGAACCAGCTCCTTCGTCTCCAGCACCGTGTCTTGGATTCTCAGCTGACGCCGCAGCTTCAGGATATCTTCGACCGCTGCCTGCGCCTGACTGAGCAGATCGACCTCCACCGCGATATTCTCTCGGGGGTCTTGGAGGCGATCATGGCCCAGACCAGCAACCGGCTCAACCAGCAGATGAAGCGGCTCACGGCGATTGCGGCGCTGGCGCTCCCGATCACCGCGATCACGGGATTTTTCGGGATGAATATCGGCCACTTCGAGCAGGCACCGTCGTGGAGCCTGTGGGCCGCGATGGGAGTGATGGGGCTGGCCAGCGGTACGGCGCTGGTCTACTTCCGCCGCCGGGGCTACTGGTAG
- a CDS encoding GNAT family N-acetyltransferase, which produces MFGPILEGERVRLVPLTPELAPLFCAWFADTEVTRYLSLAYPPTLDFEKEWLEKVGRSSTEVVWAAQLKENEKVIGTTGLHQLDWQNRSAVTGNLIGAKEEWGKGYASEIVALRTDYAFGTLGLEKLKTLVYTENTASRRALEKAGYQTVGVARHERWHLGRWHDAWLGEALRDDWLARQ; this is translated from the coding sequence ATGTTTGGTCCTATCCTAGAGGGCGAGCGTGTGCGGCTTGTCCCCCTGACCCCCGAGCTCGCCCCGCTCTTCTGCGCCTGGTTCGCCGATACGGAGGTCACGCGCTACCTGAGCCTCGCCTATCCCCCGACCCTGGACTTTGAGAAAGAGTGGCTGGAGAAAGTGGGGCGCAGTAGCACGGAGGTTGTCTGGGCCGCACAGCTCAAGGAGAATGAGAAGGTGATCGGCACCACCGGCCTCCATCAGCTCGACTGGCAGAACCGGAGCGCGGTGACGGGCAATCTTATCGGGGCTAAAGAGGAGTGGGGGAAGGGCTACGCCAGCGAGATTGTCGCCCTGCGCACGGACTATGCCTTTGGAACCCTCGGGCTGGAGAAGCTCAAGACCCTGGTCTACACCGAGAACACCGCCAGCCGCCGGGCGCTGGAGAAGGCAGGCTACCAGACGGTCGGGGTCGCGCGCCACGAGCGCTGGCACTTAGGGCGCTGGCACGATGCCTGGCTGGGCGAGGCACTCCGCGACGACTGGCTCGCGCGGCAGTAA
- a CDS encoding aspartate aminotransferase family protein: MDKTHILELNQAGLLAEVLGFETDEVAGQTEGSNVTTLSGREFIDFTGGIAVHACGHCHPAIVAAIQEQAAQVLHTSDTMRHAPQLELADFLRGKLADAGVENAAFVFMNSGSESNDAAAKLALKVTGRKKLVAFVGAFHGRTMLCSALSRSKSLHWQSLEPFLTPLRQHILHAPAPRCAGCTMDSPSCCSVGLEALFTTHGDDIAAVFFEAQQGEGGYVPRTPESGRRLRELCDQYGALLIADEIQAGMGRTGRWFAFEHLGVVPDIVVFGKAVGGGMPLAGIAARAELLARWTPGEHGTTFGGNPVSCAAGLAAVRLMEREGLVARAARLGAEVKARLGKRVGTHGVVDVRGNGFMLGIELRTPDGAPDYARLERVKDACRERDLLVLTCGAKLGDPHADCAVIRLIPPLNTPEDVLWAGIAVVESVLAGVE; the protein is encoded by the coding sequence ATGGATAAGACACACATCCTAGAGCTCAACCAGGCAGGGTTGCTGGCGGAGGTTCTGGGGTTTGAGACCGACGAAGTCGCCGGTCAGACGGAAGGAAGCAATGTCACGACGCTGAGCGGGCGAGAGTTTATCGACTTCACGGGGGGGATCGCGGTGCATGCCTGCGGCCACTGCCACCCGGCAATTGTGGCGGCGATCCAGGAGCAGGCCGCGCAGGTGCTCCATACATCGGACACCATGCGCCACGCGCCGCAGCTGGAGCTTGCGGACTTTCTGCGCGGCAAGCTCGCTGATGCCGGGGTGGAGAACGCCGCCTTTGTCTTCATGAACTCCGGCTCTGAGAGCAACGATGCCGCGGCGAAGCTGGCGCTGAAGGTCACGGGACGCAAGAAGCTCGTGGCATTTGTGGGGGCGTTCCATGGGCGAACCATGCTCTGCTCGGCGCTGTCGCGCTCCAAGAGCCTGCACTGGCAGAGCCTGGAGCCGTTCCTAACGCCGCTCCGACAGCATATTCTCCACGCCCCCGCGCCGCGCTGCGCCGGCTGCACGATGGACTCCCCGAGCTGCTGTAGTGTCGGGCTGGAGGCGCTCTTTACTACCCATGGCGACGATATCGCGGCGGTGTTCTTCGAGGCGCAGCAGGGCGAGGGCGGCTATGTCCCGCGCACGCCCGAGTCTGGGAGGCGCCTGCGGGAGCTCTGCGACCAGTACGGTGCCCTGCTGATCGCCGATGAGATTCAGGCGGGAATGGGCCGCACGGGCCGCTGGTTTGCCTTCGAGCACCTCGGAGTGGTCCCGGATATTGTTGTCTTTGGAAAGGCCGTGGGCGGTGGGATGCCGCTGGCGGGGATCGCGGCACGTGCGGAGCTGCTGGCACGCTGGACACCCGGCGAGCACGGCACCACTTTTGGAGGCAACCCCGTCTCGTGTGCCGCGGGGCTGGCGGCGGTGCGCCTGATGGAGCGTGAGGGGCTGGTCGCGCGGGCGGCACGCCTCGGTGCGGAGGTCAAGGCGCGGCTGGGCAAGCGGGTCGGCACGCACGGGGTTGTCGATGTCCGTGGCAATGGCTTCATGCTGGGAATCGAGCTCCGCACCCCCGATGGCGCCCCGGACTACGCCCGGCTGGAGCGGGTGAAAGATGCCTGCCGCGAGCGTGACTTACTGGTACTTACCTGTGGCGCCAAGCTCGGCGATCCCCACGCCGACTGCGCGGTGATCCGGCTCATCCCCCCGCTGAATACCCCCGAAGACGTCCTCTGGGCCGGGATCGCGGTGGTGGAGAGTGTGCTAGCGGGAGTCGAGTGA
- a CDS encoding glycosyltransferase family 4 protein codes for MIRVAHLLRPAQGGMLQQVRSLLHDPETEALLAAPPRELAALSGHFPLPESDGLKAQLMGGWAAGRWARSVGAQVLHGHGLKRLPLYVLAARVSRLPLVVTLHNLAPKTPALALLKQAQAVIAVSEAVAKTAPVPCHVIYNGIATEKFSGLPTKADARARLGWPQEQKIILSVARLSKEKGLDVLCEAWPGAYIAGDGPERAALTGATLLGIRDDIPLLLAAADIYCQPSRSEGLGLAVLEAMAAGKPIVASAVGGIPELLPDASVGLTVPADDPAALRVGIQLLLDDPARAAAMGTYARQRVTERFTEAAMRTETRKVYARLLR; via the coding sequence TTGATCCGAGTCGCGCATCTCCTGCGGCCTGCCCAAGGAGGAATGCTCCAGCAGGTGCGCTCCCTCCTGCACGACCCCGAGACCGAGGCGCTTCTCGCCGCACCCCCGCGTGAGCTCGCTGCACTCTCCGGCCACTTCCCCCTCCCCGAGAGCGATGGCCTCAAGGCGCAGCTCATGGGGGGCTGGGCGGCGGGACGCTGGGCGCGCTCGGTGGGGGCGCAGGTGCTCCATGGCCATGGCCTCAAGCGCCTGCCGCTCTATGTGCTCGCCGCAAGAGTCTCCCGGCTCCCGCTGGTGGTGACCCTACACAACCTCGCCCCTAAGACCCCCGCGCTGGCACTCCTAAAGCAAGCCCAAGCCGTGATCGCGGTCTCGGAGGCGGTGGCCAAGACCGCGCCCGTTCCCTGTCACGTGATCTACAACGGCATCGCTACCGAGAAGTTCTCCGGCTTGCCGACAAAGGCCGACGCCCGTGCCCGCTTGGGCTGGCCGCAGGAGCAAAAAATTATTCTGAGCGTCGCGCGGCTCTCCAAAGAAAAAGGCTTGGATGTCCTCTGTGAAGCCTGGCCCGGTGCCTATATCGCCGGCGATGGCCCCGAGCGGGCGGCGCTCACCGGGGCAACGCTCCTGGGAATACGTGACGATATCCCTCTCTTGCTAGCAGCTGCCGATATCTACTGTCAGCCGTCGCGCTCCGAAGGGCTCGGTCTGGCCGTGCTAGAGGCGATGGCGGCGGGTAAGCCCATTGTCGCCTCTGCCGTGGGAGGAATCCCCGAGCTCCTCCCCGATGCCTCAGTGGGTTTGACGGTCCCCGCAGACGATCCCGCGGCGCTTCGAGTCGGCATCCAGCTCCTGCTCGACGACCCCGCGCGCGCTGCGGCAATGGGCACCTACGCCCGCCAGCGGGTCACCGAGCGCTTCACCGAGGCTGCAATGCGCACCGAGACGCGAAAAGTCTACGCGAGGCTCCTCCGATGA
- a CDS encoding thiamine diphosphokinase: MHALLCANAPFSDSAAALLLEVAQSADLLVGVDGGARTLSRYSLLPHLVTGDGDSLSEQECQALRAAGVQLVPTPDQDYTDLDKALAYVIAEHGATELTVFGATGGRLDHSYSVFSTLLKHGKHTRVQLIDETARYEAIQGQWHCTGPELVGRTLSLLAFGRVEGVTTTGLRWPLTDDWLAPGHRDGTLNQVVESTITVQVGSGELIVMLHHL, from the coding sequence ATGCACGCTCTTCTCTGTGCCAACGCGCCCTTCTCCGATTCGGCTGCAGCGCTCCTTTTAGAGGTGGCACAGTCGGCGGACTTGCTGGTCGGGGTGGACGGCGGTGCGCGGACTCTGTCTCGCTACAGCCTCCTCCCGCATCTTGTCACGGGCGATGGGGACTCCCTCTCCGAGCAAGAGTGTCAGGCGCTTCGCGCCGCAGGGGTGCAGCTTGTCCCTACCCCCGACCAGGACTACACCGACCTCGATAAGGCACTGGCCTACGTGATCGCGGAGCATGGGGCGACGGAACTCACGGTCTTTGGCGCGACCGGGGGGCGGCTGGACCATAGCTACTCGGTCTTCTCGACACTCCTTAAGCACGGAAAACACACACGGGTCCAGTTAATCGACGAGACCGCGCGCTACGAGGCGATTCAGGGGCAATGGCACTGCACTGGCCCCGAACTGGTGGGCCGGACTCTCTCCCTGCTGGCCTTTGGACGCGTGGAGGGAGTCACCACAACCGGCCTGCGCTGGCCCCTCACCGATGACTGGCTCGCTCCGGGCCACCGCGATGGCACACTGAACCAGGTTGTGGAGAGCACGATCACCGTGCAGGTGGGCTCGGGGGAGCTGATTGTCATGCTCCACCATCTTTAG
- a CDS encoding aldehyde dehydrogenase family protein: MTDGKTNFINGEWVASQGGATFASTNPANTDQTLGVYARSDQRDVAAAVAAAKAAYPTWRKTPAPARGALLTKVGRLLEERKELFSQAMVDEMGKVLVEARGDVQEAIDMAHYMAAFGRLPNGSVVPSERPDIHCSARRVPVGVVGLITPWNFPIAVPTWKMFPALLAGNTVVWKPAEDTPGMAVLLVQLLADAGIPAGVVNLVTGYGEEAGAALVEAEGVATISFTGSTSVGKQIAGRCGQLMKRVSCELGGKNAIVVLDDADIELAIKGCLWSAFGTAGQRCTAASRLIVDSKIKAHFTARLVEETGKLRMAPGADPAAQIGPVVNRTQLERIQGYVAIGQAEGATVLTGGTPLTDAPLDKGCFYAPTIFDNMRPPMRIAQEEIFGPVTGIITVDGLDEALAIANGTGYGLSLSLYTANLRRGMRALDELESGIVYINLPTSGAEIQLPFGGVKNTGNGHREAGWMAMDWCTEWKAAYINYAEGSELVRAQIDV; this comes from the coding sequence ATGACCGACGGAAAAACCAACTTCATCAACGGCGAGTGGGTGGCGAGCCAAGGCGGCGCGACATTTGCATCCACCAACCCGGCCAACACGGACCAGACTCTCGGAGTCTATGCCCGCTCCGACCAGCGCGATGTCGCGGCGGCGGTGGCGGCGGCCAAGGCGGCCTACCCTACCTGGCGCAAGACCCCCGCTCCCGCACGGGGAGCGCTTCTGACCAAAGTGGGGCGCTTGCTAGAGGAGCGCAAGGAGCTCTTCTCCCAGGCCATGGTCGATGAGATGGGCAAGGTACTGGTCGAGGCACGCGGCGATGTCCAAGAGGCGATCGACATGGCCCACTACATGGCCGCGTTCGGGCGACTCCCCAACGGCAGTGTGGTCCCCTCCGAGCGCCCCGATATCCACTGCTCCGCCCGCCGGGTTCCCGTGGGCGTGGTTGGGCTGATCACCCCGTGGAACTTTCCCATCGCCGTGCCAACCTGGAAGATGTTCCCCGCGCTCCTGGCAGGTAATACCGTGGTCTGGAAGCCCGCCGAGGACACGCCCGGAATGGCCGTGCTCCTTGTCCAGCTCCTCGCCGATGCGGGGATTCCCGCGGGCGTGGTCAACTTGGTGACCGGCTATGGCGAGGAAGCGGGCGCGGCGCTTGTGGAGGCGGAGGGGGTCGCGACCATCTCCTTTACGGGCTCCACTTCTGTGGGCAAGCAGATCGCCGGGCGCTGTGGGCAGCTCATGAAGCGGGTGAGCTGCGAGCTGGGCGGCAAGAACGCGATCGTGGTGCTCGACGATGCCGATATCGAGCTTGCGATCAAGGGCTGCCTCTGGAGCGCCTTTGGCACCGCCGGCCAGCGCTGCACCGCCGCCAGCCGCCTGATCGTCGATAGCAAGATCAAGGCGCACTTCACCGCGCGTTTGGTCGAAGAGACGGGCAAGCTCCGCATGGCCCCCGGGGCCGACCCAGCCGCACAGATCGGCCCCGTGGTGAACCGCACGCAGCTGGAGCGCATCCAGGGCTATGTCGCGATTGGTCAAGCCGAGGGCGCAACCGTGCTCACCGGTGGGACGCCCCTCACCGACGCGCCGCTGGACAAGGGCTGCTTCTACGCCCCGACAATCTTCGACAACATGCGCCCGCCAATGCGAATCGCCCAGGAGGAGATCTTCGGCCCTGTCACGGGAATCATCACGGTCGATGGCCTCGACGAAGCCCTTGCGATCGCCAATGGCACCGGCTATGGCCTCTCGCTCTCGCTCTACACGGCAAACCTGCGGCGTGGGATGCGGGCCCTCGACGAGCTGGAGAGCGGGATTGTCTACATCAACCTGCCTACCAGCGGCGCGGAGATCCAGCTCCCGTTTGGGGGCGTCAAGAATACCGGCAACGGCCACCGCGAGGCGGGCTGGATGGCGATGGACTGGTGCACCGAGTGGAAAGCCGCCTACATCAACTACGCCGAGGGCAGCGAGCTGGTCCGCGCCCAGATCGACGTCTAG